A stretch of the Ascaphus truei isolate aAscTru1 chromosome 4, aAscTru1.hap1, whole genome shotgun sequence genome encodes the following:
- the FAM228B gene encoding protein FAM228B — MRNGTITVLTKQLPKDLLPDPEPTKEVTFRKSAQDRDCLFLPQKTTRSSSTYRSPSTTSLRKTDNWLAHKPYVQLLVDNESQDMDAKMQSVLCTEHHYSQSLDEYLRQTETVELRRKEMQHKQWTEHVSEPLQKTIANYVDGQSSEDIEKRRRLLLAQYLKYCNRKGRAFLRDYDVSEYNPFILQLGKQYLQVSTPPLLDPLLRQIQERFEEERLSLQCETGRLYSAKEIRELHLQKLPPVPLGRRTMNWNKWVTAPFGYIESEIRQKTRQRMRGTFNQGTMDFKIWAADKYPPELFGTEMQVHQRRRLPRRTSYLPTTSKHWTSGQPTKRITI, encoded by the exons ATGAGGAACGGGACCATCACAGTGCTGACAAAGCAGCTTCCCAAAGACCTGCTGCCCGACCCAGAACCCACCAAG GAGGTAACATTCAGGAAGTCTGCCCAGGACCGTGATTGCTTATTCCTGCCTCAGAAGACAACAAGATCAAGTTCTACGTACAGAAGCCCCTCTACCACATCCCTTAGAAAGACTGATAACTGGCTGGCACATAAACCTTATGTCCAG CTGTTGGTTGATAATGAAAGTCAAGACATGGATGCAAAAATGCAGTCTGTGCTGTGCACCGAACATCACTACAGCCAG AGCCTTGATGAGTATCTAAGGCAGACAGAAACCGTGGAGCTACGGAGGAAAGAGATGCAACACAAGCAGTGGACTGAACACGTGTCAGAACCGTTACAGAAAACTATAGCGAACTACGTTGACGGGCAATCCAGTGAAGACATAGAGAAGAGGCGCCGGCTTCTCCTCGCACAGTATTTGAAATACTGTAATAGAAAG GGCAGGGCATTTCTAAGAGATTATGATGTCTCCGAGTACAACCCCTTTATTCTGCAGCTCGGCAAGCAATATCTGCAG GTCTCAACTCCACCTCTTCTTGATCCTCTTCTACGGCAGATACAGGAGAGGTTTGAAGAGGAGAGACTATCGTTGCAGTGTGAGACAG GTAGACTGTATTCTGCCAAGGAAATCCGTGAACTCCATCTACAAAAATTGCCACCTGTTCCATTGGGTCGTCGAACTATGAATTGGAATAAGTGGGTGACGGCTCCTTTTGGATACATAGAAAGTGAGATCAGACAAAAGACCAG GCAAAGAATGAGAGGAACATTTAACCAAGGAACAATGGATTTCAAAATCTGGGCAGCGGACAAATATCCACCAGAGCTTTTCGGCACAGAGATGCAGGTCCACCAGAGACGGAGACTTCCAAGAAGAACGTCCTACCTTCCAACAACTTCAAAGCACTGGACCTCTGGCCAGCCAACCAAACGCATTACAATATAG